One genomic window of Channa argus isolate prfri chromosome 5, Channa argus male v1.0, whole genome shotgun sequence includes the following:
- the draxina gene encoding draxin — translation MARSWSLLLAILFAAPVLARSAEPGAPHAKRRQAQTSADGSNNLQYPLQGLQGSSYSRDRGGHGSQGARVAKSGAGLHSHRSLHPLARPEDDGTGLEGLSPVRLEMGPGRDRDRVRMSMKSPSQARENHLLGTRKGRGHGHGNGNGQGQHFEHRKQGSRREKGRHGKGFPELSSALKDRDLFQDPPLSSSAASPSLSVTPPSEPTSPIAAVFGSGFSMVTMVMNEHPPTLPPASTKPQRSGRGKGPGEVMPTLDMALFDWTDYEDMKPVDTWPSSRKKDKRRSKNLSSGNATIDADAIEPCDHHLDCLSGSCCDLRLHECKPHNRGLNNKCYDDCMCEEGFRCYAKFHRKRRVTRRRGRCVVPESVSSDQGGFITI, via the exons ATGGCTCGCTCCTGGAGTCTGCTTCTGGCAATCTTGTTTGCCGCCCCGGTGTTGGCACGTAGCGCTGAGCCTGGAGCGCCTCATGCCAAGAGGAGACAAGCACAAACCTCAGCAGATGGCAGCAATAACCTACAGTACCCTCTGCAAGGTCTACAGGGCTCCAGTTACAGCAGGGACCGTGGGGGACACGGGAGCCAGGGGGCCCGTGTTGCAAAAAGCGGAGCTGGGCTGCACTCTCACAGGTCCTTGCACCCTCTGGCCAGGCCTGAGGATGATGGGACAGGCCTGGAGGGTCTGAGTCCAGTGAGACTCGAGATGGGCCCGGGCAGGGACAGAGACAGGGTTCGAATGAGTATGAAGAGTCCATCCCAGGCCCGGGAAAACCACCTTCTGGGGACACGCAAGGGGAGGGGACATGGACATGGGAATGGTAATGGGCAGGGACAGCACTTTGAACACAGGAAACAAGGGAGTCGGCGTGAAAAAGGGCGACATGGAAAAG GGTTTCCTGAGCTGAGCTCTGCACTGAAGGACAGGGATCTGTTTCAAGATCCTCCCTTGTCCTCCTCTGCTGCCTCCCCCTCCCTCAGTGTGACCCCTCCCAGTGAGCCCACCTCCCCCATCGCTGCCGTGTTTGGCTCGGGCTTCTCCATGGTTACCATGGTGATGAACGAGCATCCCCCAACGCTGCCCCCGGCCTCCACCAAACCCCAG AGGTCTGGCCGTGGAAAAGGACCAGGAGAGGTGATGCCTACTTTGGACATGGCGCTGTTTGATTGGACAGACTATGAGGATATGAAGCCTGTGGACACCTGGCCATCTTCCAGGAAGAAAG ACAAGAGGAGGAGTAAGAACCTCAGCAGCGGAAACGCGACTATAGACGCTGATGCCATCGAGCCATGTGACCACCACCTGGACTGTCTCTCAG GTTCCTGTTGTGACCTGAGATTACATGAGTGTAAACCTCACAACCGAGGGCTCAACAACAAATGCTACGACGACTGCATGTGTGAGGAAG GTTTTCGTTGTTACGCTAAATTCCATCGGAAGAGGCGTGTGACCAGGAGGAGGGGTCGCTGTGTGGTGCCAGAGTCGGTCAGCAGTGACCAAGGAGGCTTCATCACTATCTGA